A stretch of Prionailurus bengalensis isolate Pbe53 chromosome E4, Fcat_Pben_1.1_paternal_pri, whole genome shotgun sequence DNA encodes these proteins:
- the LOC122475804 gene encoding olfactory receptor 10Z1, protein MGQTNASAWRGFVFLGFSGFGELQLLLFALFFSLYLVTLTSNVFIIVVISLDSHLHTPMYLLLSFLSFSETCYTLGIIPKMLSSLVMGGQAISYEGCAAQMFFSASWACTNCFLLAVMGFDRYVAICAPLHYASRMDPPFCARLVGTSFLSGYLFGLGMTLVIFHLPFCGSHEIQHFFCDTPPVLSLACGDTGPSELGILILSLLVLLVSFSFITISYAYILAAILRIPSTEGRKKAFSTCASHLTVVVIHYGCASFMYLRPKASYSLERDQLIAVTYTVVTPLLNPIVYSLRNRAVQTALRSAFRGRLLGAG, encoded by the coding sequence ATGGGGCAGACCAATGCAAGCGCCTGGAGGGGCTTTGTCTTCCTGGGCTTCTCCGGCTTCGGGGAGCTTCAGCTCCTGCTCTTTGCACTCTTCTTCTCTCTGTATCTGGTCACCCTGACCAGCAATGTCTTCATTATTGTGGTCATCAGTCTGGACAGCCATCTGCACACCCCCATGtacctcctcctttccttcctgtctttctctgagaCCTGCTACACCTTGGGCATCATCCCTAAGATGCTCTCCAGCCTGGTCATGGGGGGCCAGGCCATCTCCTATGAGGGCTGTGCTGCCCAGATGTTCTTCTCTGCCTCGTGGGCCTGTACCAACTGCTTCCTCCTGGCCGTCATGGGCTTTGACAGGTATGTGGCCATCTGTGCCCCGTTGCACTATGCCAGCCGCATGGATCCTCCTTTCTGCGCCCGGCTGGTTGGCACCTCCTTCCTGAGTGGGTACCTCTTTGGGCTGGGAATGACACTGGTCATTTTCCACCTCCCATTCTGCGGCTCCCACGAGATCCAGCACTTTTTCTGTGACACGCCACCCGTGCTGAGCCTGGCCTGTGGGGACACAGGCCCGAGTGAGCTGGGCATCCTCATCCTTAGCCTGCTGGTCCTCCtggtctctttctccttcatcacCATCTCCTACGCCTACATTCTGGCAGCTATCCTGAGGATCCCCTCCACTGAGGGGCGGAAGaaggccttctccacctgtgccTCACATCTCACAGTGGTCGTCATCCACTATGGCTGTGCCTCCTTCATGTACTTGAGGCCCAAAGCCAGTTACTCTCTTGAGCGGGATCAGCTCATTGCAGTCACCTATACTGTGGTGACCCCTCTCCTCAACCCTATTGTTTATAGTTTAAGGAATCGGGCTGTGCAAACAGCCCTGAGAAGTGCCTTCCGAGGGAGGTTGTTGGGTGCAGGATGA
- the LOC122475945 gene encoding olfactory receptor 10X1-like: protein MKVNQTVLKEFILVGFSSYPHVRTFLFVLFFGLYLLTLTGNLAILGLTWVDRSLHTPMYLFLRALSFSETCYTLTIIPKMLADLLTEKRSISVPGCGLQMCFFLGLGGTNCIILTLMGYDRFLAICHPLRYPLLMTNVVCGQLVVSAWAGGFLISVTETALIFGGSFCNPNLIHHFFCHMRAVVRLSCLDSDLTELVVTMVSVSGLMGTFLLIVTTYVFILSTVFRIPSAEGKQKAFSTCASHLTVVIVHFGFAAIVYLKPEDSGGDDTLIAVPYTVITPFLSPLIFSLRNRDMKNAFRKLLAKRSFWNT from the coding sequence ATGAAGGTCAACCAGACAGTCCTGAAAGAATTCATTCTTGTGGGCTTCTCCTCGTACCCACACGTGCGGACATTCCTCTTCGTGCTCTTTTTTGGCCTCTACCTTCTCACCCTCACAGGTAACCTGGCCATCCTGGGTCTCACTTGGGTGGACAGATCTCTCCACACCCCTATGTACCTCTTCCTccgtgccctctctttctctgagacCTGCTACACGCTGACCATCATCCCCAAGATGCTGGCAGACCTGCTCACTGAGAAGAGAAGCATTTCAGTCCCGGGGTGTGGCTTGCAGATGTGTTTCTTCCTGGGACTTGGTGGCACCAACTGCATCATCCTCACGCTGATGGGATACGATCGCTTTCTGGCCATCTGCCACCCTCTCCGATACCCACTGCTGATGACCAATGTGGTGTGTGGGCAGCTGGTGGTCTCTGCTTGGGCCGGAGGCTTCCTTATCTCTGTGACAGAGACTGCACTGATATTCGGGGGCTCCTTCTGCAACCCCAACCTCATCCACCATTTTTTCTGCCACATGCGGGCCGTGGTGAGGCTGTCCTGTCTAGACAGTGACCTCACCGAACTCGTTGTAACAATGGTCTCAGTGTCAGGTTTGATGGGTACCTTCTTGCTCATCGTCACCACTTACGTTTTCATTCTGTCCACTGTCTTCAGGATCCCTTCAGCCGAGGGCAAGCAGAAGGCTTTTTCTACCTGCGCCTCTCATCTCACTGTGGTCATCGTCCACTTTGGCTTCGCGGCTATTGTCTATCTGAAGCCAGAAGACTCGGGAGGAGATGACACACTCATCGCTGTCCCTTACACCGTCATCACCCCTTTCCTCAGCCCCCTCATTTTCAGCCTCAGGAATAGAGACATGAAGAATGCGTTCAGAAAGCTGCTGGCAAAGAGGAGTTTCTGGAATACGTAA